From Salvia splendens isolate huo1 chromosome 16, SspV2, whole genome shotgun sequence, a single genomic window includes:
- the LOC121770317 gene encoding secreted RxLR effector protein 161-like, with protein MHDPQEEHQEAALRVVRSLKGTVGHGVLFLKNGHLDFHGYTDADWAGNLVDRRSTGGYFTFVSGNLVMWRSKKQKVVTLSSAEAEFRGIKSGLTKILWLRRLMKELNLELVNCCVTIKLQSVSRRIQYNMIELNTSKLIGTS; from the coding sequence ATGCATGACCCTCAAGAAGAACATCAGGAGGCGGCACTTAGAGTGGTCCGTTCTTTAAAGGGAACTGTCGGACATGGAGTTTTGTTCCTGAAGAATGGGCACCTAGATTTTCACGGATAtacagatgctgattgggcagggaacctAGTCGACAGACGTTCTACTGGTGGATATTTCACCTTTGTTAGTGGAAATTTAGTCATGtggaggagtaagaagcaaaaggtagtGACTCTCTCAAGTGCCGAAGCCGAGTTTCGAGGCATCAAGAGCGGTTTAACCAAAATCCTTTGGCTTAGGAGATTGATGAAGGAGCTAAACTTAGAACTTGTAAATTGTTGTGTGACAATAAAGCTGCAATCAGTATCTCGAagaatccagtacaacatgatagAACTAAACACGTCGAAATTGATCGGCACTTCATAA